A genomic window from Bacteroidia bacterium includes:
- a CDS encoding aspartate carbamoyltransferase catalytic subunit: MSSLSVRHLLGIKYISRDDIEKIFTTADQFKNILNRPIKKVPSLRDITIANVFFESSTRTRLSFELAEKRLSADVINFNASGSSLSKGETLLDTVNNILAMKVDMVVIRHAYAGTPALLARHIKANIVNAGDGTHEHPTQALLDAFSLRNKLGTLEGKKVLIVGDILHSRVALSNIFCLKVLGAEVMVCGPPTLLPKFIHTLGVRVEYDLQRGLQWCDVANVLRIQLERQKEAYFPSLREYAMAYGINRKRLAQLEKPITIMHPGPINRGIEIDSDVADSEHSIILEQVENGVAIRMAVLYLLASKVEN, from the coding sequence ATGTCATCTCTGAGCGTCCGGCACCTTCTCGGAATTAAGTACATCTCCCGCGATGACATTGAGAAGATATTTACTACGGCTGATCAATTTAAGAACATCCTTAACCGGCCTATCAAGAAAGTACCGTCTCTCCGGGACATTACCATTGCCAACGTATTTTTTGAAAGCTCCACACGTACGCGGCTTTCCTTTGAACTGGCGGAGAAACGGCTCTCGGCTGATGTGATCAACTTCAATGCGTCCGGCTCTTCGCTGAGCAAAGGAGAAACGCTGCTGGATACGGTGAATAACATCCTCGCAATGAAGGTGGATATGGTAGTGATCCGCCATGCATATGCCGGCACGCCCGCGCTGCTGGCCCGCCATATAAAGGCGAACATAGTGAATGCCGGAGACGGCACACACGAACATCCTACCCAAGCCCTTCTGGATGCATTTTCACTGCGAAATAAACTGGGAACCCTTGAAGGAAAAAAAGTATTGATCGTGGGGGATATACTGCACTCACGCGTAGCCCTCAGCAACATCTTTTGCCTTAAAGTGCTGGGTGCGGAAGTAATGGTCTGCGGCCCGCCTACGCTTCTGCCGAAGTTTATCCATACACTGGGCGTCCGTGTGGAATACGATCTTCAGCGGGGCCTGCAATGGTGCGATGTGGCCAACGTATTACGCATTCAGCTTGAAAGGCAGAAGGAAGCATATTTCCCCAGCTTGCGCGAATACGCAATGGCCTATGGCATAAACCGCAAGCGCCTCGCACAGCTTGAAAAGCCTATTACGATCATGCATCCCGGACCTATAAACCGCGGCATTGAGATAGACAGTGATGTAGCCGATTCCGAACACTCCATTATACTGGAACAGGTGGAAAATGGCGTGGCAATCCGGATGGCTGTGCTCTACCTTTTGGCCTCCAAGGTTGAAAATTAG
- a CDS encoding LysM peptidoglycan-binding domain-containing protein — protein MKKLLTLMLLLHLFFGVAVLQAQETDTTESVSGNIEVEEEPILNPLDDLLTEWMKSNLKPNLNREEMNIYGFKEEDIPVYPDSVYEYRLSLIETPIPMTFNSAVKSFIDLYALRRRDNVQAMLGLAHYYFPLFEETLDKYDLPLEFKYLPVIESALNPKAVSRAGATGSWQFMYSTGKMYGLQVTSYVDERRDPYMATDAAARFIKDLYKIYGNYLYVIAAYNCGPGNVNKAIRRSGGKTDFWEIYPYLPRETRGYVPAFIAATYVFTYHREHNLYPLEVTMPLAVDTVVIENEVNFEKIAEVLNVDIEIIRDLNPHYKKDVIPARAEPYLLRLPMKSCLAFCDFQDSIYALDALPVVAAPAGSAAVSLVQNQTNSNTTASSENTKLYYTVKSGDNLGYIAEWYDVSASDLRRWNGISGNTIRPGQKLQVYVKTSQSEKYKKVEHLTFAQKQRAEHKYQAAASSSTSGNEVQYYIIKNGDTLWEIARKYPGVSAEDIKRSNNIHNIKSLKPGQKLKIEISS, from the coding sequence ATGAAAAAATTGCTGACTTTAATGTTGTTGCTGCATCTCTTTTTTGGAGTTGCGGTTTTACAAGCGCAGGAAACAGACACCACCGAATCTGTCTCGGGAAATATAGAAGTGGAAGAGGAACCCATCCTAAACCCGCTGGATGACTTGCTCACCGAGTGGATGAAGAGCAATCTGAAACCCAACCTGAACCGGGAAGAAATGAACATTTACGGTTTTAAGGAGGAAGATATTCCCGTTTATCCTGATTCAGTTTATGAATACCGGCTCTCCCTCATTGAGACGCCAATTCCTATGACATTTAATAGTGCCGTAAAGAGTTTCATTGATTTGTATGCACTACGCAGGCGGGATAACGTGCAGGCGATGCTGGGTTTGGCGCACTACTATTTCCCGCTATTTGAAGAAACACTTGACAAGTATGACCTGCCCCTTGAATTTAAGTATTTACCCGTCATCGAATCGGCATTGAATCCCAAGGCGGTGAGTCGGGCCGGTGCAACAGGAAGCTGGCAATTCATGTATTCTACCGGCAAAATGTATGGTTTGCAGGTAACATCCTATGTGGATGAACGCAGAGATCCTTATATGGCTACCGATGCCGCAGCCCGATTTATTAAGGATCTTTATAAAATTTATGGCAACTACCTTTACGTGATCGCAGCGTATAACTGCGGGCCGGGAAATGTGAACAAGGCAATAAGGAGAAGCGGAGGTAAAACTGATTTCTGGGAAATTTATCCCTACCTGCCACGCGAAACAAGGGGATATGTCCCCGCTTTCATTGCAGCAACGTATGTTTTTACTTACCACAGAGAACATAACCTGTATCCCCTGGAGGTTACGATGCCACTGGCTGTAGACACCGTGGTAATTGAGAATGAGGTTAATTTCGAGAAAATTGCGGAAGTATTGAATGTGGATATTGAAATCATTCGCGATTTAAATCCTCATTACAAAAAGGATGTGATTCCCGCGCGGGCAGAACCCTACCTATTGAGGCTTCCAATGAAAAGCTGTCTTGCCTTCTGTGATTTTCAGGATTCAATATATGCGCTGGATGCATTACCAGTGGTGGCCGCGCCTGCCGGGTCTGCGGCTGTTTCTTTGGTTCAGAATCAAACTAATTCGAACACCACCGCATCATCGGAAAACACCAAATTATATTACACCGTAAAATCCGGAGATAACCTTGGGTATATAGCCGAATGGTATGATGTATCGGCTTCTGACCTTAGGCGGTGGAATGGCATCTCCGGAAATACCATCCGTCCCGGCCAGAAACTTCAGGTCTATGTAAAGACAAGTCAATCTGAAAAATACAAGAAGGTAGAGCATCTCACATTTGCCCAGAAGCAGCGCGCTGAGCATAAATACCAGGCGGCTGCCAGTAGTAGCACTTCCGGTAACGAGGTACAGTATTACATAATTAAGAATGGAGATACACTCTGGGAAATTGCCAGGAAATATCCAGGGGTTTCTGCTGAAGATATTAAGCGCAGCAATAATATCCACAATATCAAATCATTGAAACCGGGTCAAAAACTGAAAATTGAGATCAGCAGCTAA
- the gatA gene encoding Asp-tRNA(Asn)/Glu-tRNA(Gln) amidotransferase subunit GatA has translation MVKETRSYKQIRQALFSGQSTTLEIVKQYLERIEEHRNLNCFLEVFGAEARERAALIDRKIADGTAGKLAGMVIAIKDNICYQGHKCSASSRILEGFQSLYSATVVERLIREDAIIIGRTNCDEFAMGSSNENSAYGPVKNPIDTTLVPGGSSGGSAAAVAANLCTAALGSDTGGSIRQPAAFSDVVGFKPSYGRVSRYGLIAFASSFDQIGPFTNNIEDAALLMEVMAGPDNKDSTASSHPVPEYINELEWQGKVDLALLQECMEAEGLDPEIKEAFTQLVEMLKADGNTATSETFPYLEQVVPAYYVLSTAEASSNLARYAGMIYGYQAEGASNLEETIVRSRSEGFGKEVQRRIMVGTFVLSEGYYDAYYGQAQKVRRLIRDHAESLLQDSEFIVLPTSPGPPFRLGDKTLDPVAMYLADIFTVQASLAGLPAISIPAGKLKNGLPWGLQIIGRNFEEHRLLAFSQYIMKKI, from the coding sequence ATGGTGAAGGAAACCCGGTCCTATAAGCAAATTCGGCAGGCGCTCTTCAGTGGCCAGTCTACCACGCTCGAAATCGTAAAGCAATATCTTGAAAGAATAGAAGAGCACCGGAATCTCAACTGCTTTCTGGAAGTATTTGGTGCAGAAGCGAGGGAGCGGGCTGCTTTAATTGACAGAAAAATAGCAGATGGCACTGCCGGCAAACTTGCGGGAATGGTTATCGCCATTAAGGACAATATTTGCTATCAGGGCCATAAATGTTCTGCTTCATCCAGAATTCTGGAAGGATTCCAGTCTTTGTACTCCGCCACCGTTGTAGAACGGCTTATCAGGGAAGATGCCATTATAATTGGCCGCACCAACTGCGATGAATTTGCAATGGGTTCATCCAATGAGAACTCGGCTTACGGCCCCGTTAAAAATCCAATAGACACAACCCTCGTTCCGGGCGGATCTTCAGGAGGTTCCGCAGCGGCCGTTGCAGCCAATCTTTGCACCGCAGCCCTGGGTTCCGATACCGGAGGCTCCATACGGCAGCCGGCAGCATTTTCAGATGTGGTAGGTTTCAAACCATCTTACGGCAGAGTTTCACGCTATGGCCTTATTGCCTTTGCCTCTTCATTTGATCAGATCGGCCCTTTTACAAATAACATTGAAGATGCTGCACTTTTGATGGAAGTGATGGCCGGTCCCGATAATAAAGACAGTACGGCTTCCTCCCATCCTGTACCAGAATATATTAACGAACTGGAATGGCAGGGCAAGGTTGATCTTGCATTGCTACAGGAATGCATGGAAGCTGAAGGGCTGGATCCTGAAATTAAGGAAGCATTTACTCAGCTGGTAGAAATGTTAAAAGCTGATGGGAATACCGCCACCAGCGAGACCTTTCCTTATCTTGAACAGGTAGTTCCGGCTTATTATGTTCTCAGCACGGCCGAAGCTTCCTCGAACCTGGCGCGGTATGCAGGGATGATTTATGGCTACCAGGCCGAAGGCGCCTCTAATCTGGAGGAAACCATTGTTCGATCCCGTTCGGAAGGATTTGGGAAGGAAGTACAGAGACGGATCATGGTTGGTACTTTCGTGCTTAGCGAAGGCTACTATGATGCGTACTACGGCCAGGCACAAAAAGTAAGGAGGCTGATCCGCGACCATGCAGAAAGCCTGCTTCAGGATAGTGAATTCATTGTATTACCAACATCTCCCGGCCCACCGTTCAGGTTAGGCGACAAAACTTTAGATCCTGTGGCTATGTACCTGGCGGATATTTTTACCGTTCAGGCTTCATTAGCAGGATTGCCTGCTATCTCCATTCCGGCAGGAAAGCTTAAAAACGGCCTTCCCTGGGGATTGCAAATTATCGGAAGAAATTTTGAGGAGCACCGGCTTCTTGCATTTTCACAATACATTATGAAAAAAATTTAG
- a CDS encoding GntG family PLP-dependent aldolase, which produces MKQTIDLRSDTVTVPSAEMLEAMMRAVVGDDVFDEDPTVKRLQEKAATLFGKEAGLFCPSGTMTNQISINVHTRPGEEVVCDQSAHVYLFEGGGIAFNSGCSVRLLQGDRGRFTANQLTEAINAENVHFSRTRLVTIENTANKGGGCIWALNEIKGIRNVCDAHGLKLHLDGARIFNALAVTEEEPQLYGSLFDSISICLSKGLGAPAGSLILGSAKFIHEAKRRRKVMGGGMRQAGFLAAAGIFALDHNVSRLEEDHARAHKLAEAAAALPYVVEVYPQQTNIVVMRLDENIPVETYLENLEKTGVKAAGFGKQLVRFVTHLDISDEMLDETITTLQGIKI; this is translated from the coding sequence ATGAAGCAAACAATTGATCTCCGAAGCGATACGGTTACAGTTCCTTCTGCTGAGATGCTGGAGGCGATGATGCGTGCAGTAGTTGGGGATGATGTATTTGATGAGGACCCTACAGTGAAGCGGTTGCAGGAAAAAGCCGCTACTCTCTTCGGCAAAGAGGCAGGACTATTTTGCCCCAGCGGCACGATGACCAATCAGATCAGCATCAATGTACATACACGGCCGGGCGAAGAAGTAGTGTGCGATCAGTCGGCTCACGTTTATCTCTTTGAAGGTGGCGGAATCGCCTTTAATTCTGGTTGTTCTGTCCGGTTGCTACAAGGTGACCGCGGCAGGTTTACGGCAAATCAACTCACGGAAGCCATAAATGCTGAAAATGTCCATTTCTCCCGAACGCGTCTTGTTACGATTGAAAACACAGCGAATAAAGGCGGGGGCTGCATTTGGGCTTTAAATGAAATCAAAGGGATTAGAAACGTTTGCGATGCTCACGGGCTCAAATTGCATCTGGATGGAGCGCGAATATTTAACGCGTTGGCAGTTACAGAGGAGGAGCCTCAATTGTACGGAAGCCTGTTTGACAGCATATCCATTTGCCTTAGCAAAGGACTGGGCGCACCGGCAGGATCTCTTATCCTCGGGTCCGCGAAATTTATCCATGAAGCAAAGCGCAGGCGCAAAGTGATGGGCGGAGGAATGCGACAGGCCGGTTTTTTGGCTGCTGCCGGAATTTTTGCCCTGGATCATAATGTCAGCCGCCTCGAGGAGGATCATGCCCGAGCGCACAAGCTTGCGGAGGCCGCTGCCGCATTGCCTTATGTTGTGGAAGTATATCCGCAACAAACAAATATTGTAGTGATGCGCCTGGATGAAAATATTCCGGTAGAAACCTACCTGGAAAACCTGGAAAAGACAGGCGTCAAAGCTGCCGGGTTTGGAAAACAGTTGGTGCGATTCGTTACTCACCTGGATATATCGGATGAAATGCTGGATGAAACCATTACCACTTTGCAAGGCATAAAAATCTGA
- a CDS encoding twin-arginine translocase TatA/TatE family subunit: MLHSILLFSFPGGSEWFLIFLAIILLFGGRKIPELMRGIGKGIREFNDAKEKVKEGLEDGMKEEKKKEAGIYPPPVQEGTK; this comes from the coding sequence ATGCTACACTCTATCCTGTTATTTTCATTCCCTGGCGGGTCTGAATGGTTCCTGATCTTTCTTGCAATTATTCTCCTATTTGGTGGCCGGAAAATTCCGGAACTGATGCGCGGAATTGGTAAAGGCATAAGAGAGTTTAATGATGCTAAAGAAAAAGTAAAGGAAGGCCTTGAAGATGGAATGAAAGAGGAAAAAAAGAAAGAGGCCGGAATTTATCCCCCGCCTGTTCAGGAAGGGACTAAATAA
- a CDS encoding rhomboid family intramembrane serine protease, which translates to MTLIIIVLTCLLSIPAFSNGALMYKLIFNPYQIQQRNEYYRFLTSGFLHANWMHLIFNMLVLYWFGANVEFEFFRHFDEKGNLLYILLYLLAIVCSSIFTFFKHKDDPHYNSLGASGAVSAVVFASILFQPFADLCLYGLLCLPGILFGAAYLAYSWHMSKRGGDNINHDAHFYGAVFGIVFTIVLEPQIGLDFINKFRGLF; encoded by the coding sequence ATGACTCTGATTATAATCGTTCTCACCTGCCTGCTCTCCATTCCTGCTTTCTCTAATGGAGCACTTATGTATAAATTAATTTTCAATCCTTACCAGATTCAGCAGCGTAATGAATATTACCGCTTTCTCACATCCGGATTTTTGCATGCTAACTGGATGCACCTTATTTTCAATATGCTCGTGCTATACTGGTTTGGCGCAAATGTAGAGTTCGAGTTTTTCCGGCATTTCGATGAAAAAGGAAATTTACTCTACATCTTGTTGTACCTGCTTGCCATCGTTTGCAGCAGTATTTTCACATTTTTTAAACACAAAGACGACCCTCATTACAACAGCTTGGGTGCATCAGGTGCAGTTTCCGCAGTGGTATTTGCCAGCATCCTGTTTCAACCCTTTGCTGATCTGTGTCTTTATGGGCTCCTGTGCCTGCCGGGAATTCTGTTTGGTGCCGCATACCTTGCTTATTCATGGCATATGAGCAAAAGAGGCGGAGATAACATAAACCATGACGCGCATTTTTACGGGGCGGTATTCGGAATTGTATTCACCATTGTGCTGGAACCACAGATCGGGCTGGACTTTATCAACAAGTTCCGGGGTCTTTTTTGA
- a CDS encoding T9SS type A sorting domain-containing protein: MNQERQYMPRFISLFIVLIFSQFPLSGQVGQVQIIHNSPDPELETLDLYFEGALVIDDFNFRSATQYQTVLAGIDVNFGVAPANSSSINDTIRNFVLHFEDGELYNIFIGGVWNTDSFDVNPAGKGIDFNIFLNTEAREAALDSSKVEFMFYNGVTDAPPLDITGTSGIVFGNQLAYGERTGYFSSEPEPLIFNIAPESGNYEINFLGYRGETAIIFTSGFMNPENNRQGESFAVFAAFSDGSVVQLQEPVSARIQFFNAAPDPSLDSLDVYVQGRLYFEGFSYLSATPFLTFPGDSDLTVDLTVPGSQTVIYTRDILLDSGETYFAVITGLLPPNDTVSNPEGKSTHIQLALEKGLKETGDTISEFEFQTYNAIPDAPAARVIADDQLAITGPLGYRQFDGYFSIPAETHTFQLVDSPLVLSSFSGDFTALSGHVGVVLFSGMFHEAYDVPTTMNIILADGEVINYSPTGINSNPGVSLKFSTYPNPFREGFTVEWPHSSKPLELTIINASGQILKQVRPPFSENRIFLDLSSEKAGFYFLRFREGDQTGYSKVFKIE, encoded by the coding sequence ATGAACCAAGAACGACAATACATGCCTCGCTTTATATCTTTATTTATTGTATTAATATTTTCGCAGTTTCCGCTATCTGGCCAGGTGGGTCAGGTTCAGATTATTCACAACAGCCCTGACCCGGAACTAGAGACGCTTGACCTGTATTTCGAGGGAGCGCTCGTAATAGATGATTTCAACTTCAGGAGTGCTACTCAGTATCAGACGGTATTGGCCGGCATTGATGTCAATTTCGGAGTTGCCCCTGCCAACAGCAGCAGCATAAATGATACGATCAGAAATTTCGTTTTGCATTTTGAGGATGGAGAACTCTACAATATCTTCATTGGAGGCGTGTGGAACACTGACAGCTTTGATGTGAATCCGGCAGGAAAAGGAATTGATTTCAATATATTCCTAAATACAGAAGCAAGAGAGGCGGCATTGGACAGCAGCAAGGTGGAATTCATGTTTTACAATGGAGTAACGGATGCACCGCCCCTGGATATCACCGGCACAAGTGGCATTGTATTCGGAAATCAGCTTGCGTATGGAGAGAGAACCGGATACTTCAGCTCCGAACCAGAACCCCTGATCTTTAACATAGCTCCGGAGTCAGGAAATTACGAAATAAATTTTTTGGGTTACAGAGGCGAAACTGCCATTATTTTTACTTCCGGATTTATGAACCCGGAAAATAATCGCCAGGGAGAGAGCTTCGCAGTATTTGCTGCCTTTTCGGATGGAAGTGTTGTACAACTGCAGGAGCCTGTTTCCGCGCGCATACAATTTTTCAATGCCGCACCAGACCCCTCACTCGATTCGCTGGACGTATACGTCCAGGGTCGCCTTTACTTCGAAGGTTTCTCTTATCTCAGCGCTACTCCATTCCTCACCTTCCCCGGTGATTCGGACCTCACAGTTGACCTAACCGTTCCGGGATCGCAAACCGTTATTTATACCCGCGATATCTTGCTGGACAGTGGTGAAACTTATTTTGCAGTGATTACCGGCCTGTTGCCTCCAAATGATACGGTTTCTAATCCGGAGGGCAAAAGCACACACATTCAACTGGCGCTGGAAAAAGGATTGAAAGAGACCGGTGATACGATCTCGGAATTTGAATTTCAAACGTATAACGCCATTCCAGATGCTCCAGCCGCACGGGTAATTGCGGATGATCAATTGGCGATTACCGGCCCTTTAGGCTACAGGCAATTCGATGGCTATTTCTCAATTCCGGCTGAAACACATACATTCCAACTCGTTGATAGCCCTTTGGTGCTTTCCTCTTTTTCCGGAGATTTTACGGCACTCTCCGGCCATGTAGGGGTTGTGCTGTTTTCGGGGATGTTTCATGAAGCTTATGATGTTCCCACGACCATGAACATAATCCTAGCAGACGGGGAGGTGATAAACTATTCTCCCACAGGCATCAATAGTAATCCTGGCGTTTCCTTAAAATTCAGCACATATCCCAATCCGTTTAGAGAAGGATTCACCGTGGAATGGCCGCATAGCAGCAAACCGCTGGAGCTAACGATAATCAACGCAAGCGGTCAAATCTTAAAGCAGGTTCGTCCACCGTTCTCTGAAAACAGGATCTTCCTTGATCTCTCATCTGAGAAAGCAGGGTTTTATTTCCTCCGGTTCAGGGAGGGTGACCAAACAGGGTATTCCAAGGTATTTAAAATAGAATGA
- a CDS encoding thioesterase family protein, with amino-acid sequence MIRQSSYKIAIWGNHLDLYQHVNHARYIEFLEEARWAHFGGTQVLAKMKKLGLGFVIVNLNIDYLHPSTMGDVLIIKTNLRSIGHKSAQLFQDISLNSTDKKVAEAKITFVLLDMKTQKAVPVDEKLKSLLLK; translated from the coding sequence ATGATCAGGCAAAGCAGCTACAAAATTGCAATCTGGGGAAATCACCTGGATCTCTACCAGCACGTAAACCATGCCCGCTATATCGAATTTCTTGAGGAAGCCCGCTGGGCACACTTTGGCGGAACGCAAGTTTTAGCGAAGATGAAAAAACTTGGGCTGGGTTTCGTAATTGTAAATCTTAATATTGATTATTTGCACCCAAGTACTATGGGTGATGTGTTGATTATTAAAACAAACCTTAGAAGCATTGGCCATAAAAGCGCGCAACTTTTTCAGGATATTTCATTAAATTCCACCGATAAAAAAGTAGCTGAGGCTAAAATTACCTTTGTCTTACTTGATATGAAAACGCAGAAAGCAGTGCCGGTGGACGAGAAACTGAAGTCGTTACTTCTGAAGTGA
- the acs gene encoding acetate--CoA ligase, whose amino-acid sequence MSSNEDQILSKASQSFDPPARVKDNAWISAEDYQKMYARSIKDPEGFWGEIAEQELHWFQKWDKVREWNREKYEYKWFINGKLNITYNCLDRHVNNGRGHRIAFHYINEDNEEETITYAQLLEQVSRCANGLKSLGVKKGDRVSIYMPMMVEQVVAILACARIGAIHSVVYAGFSAQALRLRIEDADCETVICATYTKRRGKKLDLKEIVDEAVDGLDIVKNIVVAQRTGDNLEMKAREVDFNNLLKKQSADCPAEPMDSEDPLFILYTSGTTGKPKGVLHTTGGYNLFTHYTTQISFNLHDDDIFWCTADAGWITGHSYIIYGPLSVGTTSVIAEGAPTYPDSGRWWSLVDKYKVTAFYTAPTAIRLFMKLGNEWPAKYDLSSLRVLGSVGEPINPEAWIWYHDHIGRKKCAVVDTWWQTETGGHMIVTLPSMTQIPGKAGKPFFGVQADVVNRKGEPVEPDTVGLLAIREPWPSALRTCWGEPERFRFYWNQIEGMYMPGDLATKDREGNIMILGRADDVINVSGHRIGTAEVESALITHKAVAEGAVIPKPHDVKGQSIKAFIIIKDGYETSDNLVQAIKDAVRKELGSIAIPDEIEFVDKLPKTRSGKIMRRVLKAKEMGTEVGDTSTLED is encoded by the coding sequence ATGTCATCAAACGAAGATCAGATACTATCAAAAGCTAGTCAAAGTTTCGATCCTCCTGCCCGGGTGAAGGATAATGCTTGGATAAGCGCAGAGGATTACCAAAAAATGTATGCTCGTTCCATCAAAGATCCTGAAGGCTTTTGGGGAGAAATTGCTGAACAGGAACTTCATTGGTTTCAAAAATGGGACAAGGTGCGCGAATGGAACCGGGAAAAATACGAGTACAAATGGTTCATCAACGGCAAGCTGAATATTACCTACAACTGCCTTGACCGGCACGTGAATAATGGACGTGGCCACCGGATCGCATTTCATTATATAAATGAAGATAATGAGGAAGAAACCATTACCTACGCCCAACTGCTAGAGCAAGTGAGCCGCTGCGCCAACGGACTGAAATCTCTGGGCGTAAAAAAGGGCGATCGGGTGAGCATTTACATGCCAATGATGGTGGAGCAGGTGGTGGCGATCCTTGCTTGTGCGAGAATAGGTGCGATCCACTCTGTGGTTTATGCGGGTTTCAGTGCCCAGGCGCTTCGCCTCCGTATTGAAGATGCTGATTGTGAAACAGTGATTTGTGCAACATATACAAAGCGCAGAGGCAAAAAGCTTGACCTCAAGGAAATTGTGGATGAGGCCGTGGATGGATTGGACATCGTGAAAAATATTGTGGTGGCCCAGCGCACGGGAGACAACCTTGAAATGAAAGCCCGCGAAGTGGATTTCAACAACCTGCTCAAAAAGCAATCAGCGGATTGCCCTGCCGAGCCAATGGATTCAGAAGACCCGCTCTTCATTCTCTATACCAGCGGCACTACCGGCAAGCCCAAAGGAGTATTGCATACTACCGGTGGATACAACCTCTTTACGCATTATACCACCCAGATTTCCTTTAACCTGCATGATGATGATATTTTCTGGTGTACGGCCGATGCCGGCTGGATTACCGGCCACAGCTATATTATTTACGGGCCGCTTTCAGTCGGCACCACCTCTGTGATTGCCGAAGGAGCGCCTACCTATCCTGATTCAGGGCGCTGGTGGAGCCTTGTAGATAAATACAAAGTGACGGCATTTTATACTGCACCCACTGCCATTCGCCTGTTTATGAAGCTTGGCAATGAATGGCCTGCAAAATATGACCTATCATCGCTGAGAGTGTTGGGCAGCGTGGGCGAACCCATCAACCCAGAAGCCTGGATATGGTACCATGACCATATAGGAAGAAAGAAATGCGCTGTGGTTGATACCTGGTGGCAAACCGAAACAGGCGGCCACATGATCGTCACCCTGCCAAGCATGACGCAGATTCCCGGGAAAGCAGGCAAGCCATTCTTTGGCGTGCAGGCTGATGTTGTAAACCGCAAAGGAGAACCGGTGGAACCTGATACGGTGGGATTGCTTGCCATCCGCGAGCCCTGGCCCTCCGCCCTCCGCACCTGCTGGGGAGAACCTGAACGGTTTCGCTTCTACTGGAACCAGATTGAAGGCATGTACATGCCGGGCGACCTGGCGACCAAAGACCGCGAAGGCAACATTATGATCCTGGGCCGGGCAGATGACGTGATCAATGTCTCAGGCCACAGGATAGGAACGGCAGAAGTGGAAAGTGCGCTCATCACCCACAAAGCCGTGGCCGAAGGTGCAGTAATCCCCAAGCCACACGATGTTAAAGGCCAAAGCATCAAAGCCTTCATTATCATCAAAGACGGCTATGAAACCAGCGATAACCTCGTCCAGGCGATAAAGGATGCCGTGCGCAAGGAACTCGGCAGCATCGCCATCCCCGATGAAATTGAATTCGTAGACAAACTGCCCAAAACCCGCAGCGGCAAGATCATGCGCAGAGTCCTAAAAGCAAAGGAAATGGGAACAGAGGTGGGGGATACGAGTACGCTGGAAGATTGA
- a CDS encoding rhodanese-like domain-containing protein, with protein MWKKLVDIVYRRDDQVKYRTLSASELHSSIKMKNGSAVLLDVRNPDEFKEEHIPGAVNIALHSPEFLKQIQKLEKNKTYFIYCRSGQRSAMACEILAQHGFEHIYDLRGGTTFYEGELKKD; from the coding sequence ATGTGGAAAAAACTTGTTGATATTGTATACAGGAGGGATGATCAGGTAAAGTACCGGACTCTTTCAGCTTCCGAACTCCACTCATCCATCAAAATGAAGAATGGAAGCGCAGTTTTACTTGATGTTCGGAATCCGGATGAATTCAAAGAAGAGCATATACCCGGAGCAGTCAATATCGCATTGCATTCCCCGGAGTTCCTGAAGCAGATTCAGAAGCTTGAAAAAAACAAAACCTACTTCATTTACTGCAGAAGCGGCCAGAGAAGTGCTATGGCCTGCGAAATTTTAGCCCAGCATGGCTTTGAGCATATCTACGACCTCCGTGGAGGAACCACCTTCTATGAGGGAGAATTGAAGAAGGACTAA